The following proteins are encoded in a genomic region of Oncorhynchus keta strain PuntledgeMale-10-30-2019 chromosome 6, Oket_V2, whole genome shotgun sequence:
- the LOC118385278 gene encoding adenylate kinase isoenzyme 1-like, with product MADKIKDAKIIFVVGGPGSGKGTQCEKVVAKYGYTHLSSGDLLRAEVASGSERGKTLQAIMQKGELVPLDTVLDMIKDAMIAKAGVSKGFLIDGYPREVKQGEEFEKKIGAPCLLLYIDAKGETMVKRLMKRGETSGRADDNEETIKKRLDLYYKATEPVITFYTSRGIVRKIDSELPVDEVFGHVAKAIDDLK from the exons ATGGCAG ACAAAATCAAGGACGCCAAGATCATCTTCGTTGTAG GTGGGCCTGGCTCTGGTAAGGGCACCCAGTGTGAGAAGGTGGTGGCCAAGTATGGCTACACCCACCTGTCTTCTGGGGACCTGCTGCGTGCTGAGGTAGCATCCGGCTCCGAGAGGGGCAAGACCCTCCAGGCCATCATGCAGAAGGGAGAGCTCGTACCCCTG gaCACAGTCTTGGACATGATCAAAGACGCCATGATCGCTAAGGCCGGCGTGTCCAAGGGCTTCCTCATCGACGGCTATCCCCGTGAGGTCAAGCAGGGCGAAGAGTTTGAGAAGAAA ATCGGAGCCCCCTGTCTGCTGCTGTACATTGACGCCAAGGGTGAGACCATGGTCAAGAGGCTGATGAAGCGCGGTGAGACCAGCGGTCGCGCTGACGACAACGAGGAGACCATCAAGAAGCGCTTGGACCTCTACTACAAAGCCACTGAGCCAGTCATCACCTTCTACACCAGCCGCGGCATCGTCAGGAAG ATTGACTCTGAGCTGCCCGTGGATGAAGTCTTCGGACATGTTGCCAAAGCTATCGATGACCTGAAGTAA